A portion of the Pangasianodon hypophthalmus isolate fPanHyp1 chromosome 20, fPanHyp1.pri, whole genome shotgun sequence genome contains these proteins:
- the abhd14a gene encoding protein ABHD14A, with the protein MSFLRNRAVVLGLVLLFTVLLYLLLPSSIRQSNTEPSLAVQRTQRLISASPSPINITVRTGQIPSDPPLFFREALPVDSSGRQVLPRLQVVLLHGQAFTSRTWEELGTLSLLAANRYQALALDLPGFGKSPASESVKSEQSRVDLLKHFLEALGVRAPVLITPSMSGHYALPFLQRFSDQLRAFIPIAPVATRTLTPQQYHDIQTPTLIVVGELDTNLGSQSLKNLQHLPHHSVVKLSGARHACYMDKPREFHQALIHFLNTLD; encoded by the exons ATGAGCTTCCTGCGTAACCGTGCGGTGGTGCTCGGCCTGGTGCTGCTCTTCACCGTGCTGCTGTACCTGCTGCTGCCGTCCTCCATCAGACAGAGCAACACCGAGCCGTCTCTGGCCGTGCAGAGGACACAGAGGCTCATCTCGGCTTCTCCGTCACCCATCAACATCACCGTCCGCACGGGACAGATCCCCAGCGACCCGCCGCTCTTCTTCAGAGAGGCCCTGCCTGTGGACTCGTCCGGGAGACAGGTCCTACCCAG GCTGCAGGTGGTGCTGCTGCACGGTCAGGCCTTCACCTCCAGGACGTGGGAGGAGCTGGGCACGCTCAGTCTGCTCGCCGCTAACCGCTACCAGGCACTGGCTCTGGACCTGccgg gttTTGGGAAGTCTCCAGCGTCGGAGTCGGTGAAGTCGGAGCAGAGTCGTGTGGATCTGTTGAAGCATTTCCTCGAGGCTCTGGGAGTTCGCGCTCCGGTTCTCATCACTCCGTCTATGAGCGGTCACTACGCTCTGCCCTTCCTGCAGAGGTTCAGTGATCAGCTGCGAGCCTTCATCCCCATCGCACCTGTCGCCACCCGAACACTCACTCCACAGCAGTACCACGacatccag actCCGACTCTGATTGTGGTTGGAGAGTTGGACACTAATCTGGGCTCTCAGTCTCTGAAGAACCTGCAGCATCTCCCTCATCACTCGGTGGTTAAGCTGTCAGGAGCACGTCACGCCTGCTACATGGACAAACCTCGCGAGTTCCACCAGGCGCTGATCCACTTCCTCAACACACTCGACTAA
- the hyal2b gene encoding hyaluronidase-2, translating into MSLSLFPRLLCLSALSTFLCAQDLKTTRWPLYSQKPLLLAWNAPTEDCTPRHRVSFPFELFQIVAYPTEGFVRQNLTIFYKDRLGLYPYYETDGTPVNGGLPQLASLAEHLAKIPKGLQKYISEPTAKGLAVFDWEEWRPLWIRNWNAKTIYREKSKKLILEKNPNWTAEQVTKVAQQEFELSARKFMLETLRTAKSLRPQQLWGFYLFPDCYNHDYLSSSGLKNYTGRCPEVEMQRNDQLRWLWTESTALFPSVYLGRALKDRTIGRQFVRNRVREGMRLASTGNGTARPVFVYTRPTYNNELTLLTEMDLISTIGESVSLGAAGVILWGDASYASSSTSCSNLSEYLRTGALGRYLLNVSSAAEQCSAQLCGWHGRCLRRLPDTDTYLHLSTRTHTLEVQQGRLAVRGRMDQEELARLNEDFQCQCYTGYTGATCSQRASGHRAGLSLQGALVVLLTLAFLQ; encoded by the exons atgtccctctctctcttcccgcGTCTGCTCTGTCTGTCGGCTCTGTCGACCTTCCTTTGTGCGCAGGATCTCAAAACCACAAGATGGCCGCTCTACTCCCAGAAGCCCCTGTTGCTGGCGTGGAACGCTCCGACGGAGGACTGCACCCCGCGGCACCGCGTCAGTTTCCCGTTCGAGCTCTTCCAGATCGTGGCGTATCCCACCGAGGGCTTTGTGCGCCAAAACCTCACCATCTTCTACAAAGATCGTTTGGGACTGTACCCTTATTACGAAACTGACGGCACCCCCGTGAACGGAGGCCTGCCGCAGCTCGCCAGCCTCGCGGAGCATTTAGCCAAAATTCCCAAAGGACTCCAGAAGTACATCAGCGAACCCACGGCTAAAGGGCTGGCCGTGTTCGACTGGGAGGAATGGAGGCCGCTCTGGATCCGCAACTGGAATGCCAAAACTATTTACCGTGAAAAATCCAAAAAGCTCATATTGGAAAAGAATCCCAACTGGACGGCTGAACAGGTGACCAAAGTGGCTCAGCAGGAATTCGAGCTCTCGGCACGAAAGTTCATGCTGGAGACGCTGCGCACGGCGAAAAGCCTCCGCCCCCAGCAGCTCTGGGGTTTTTACCTGTTCCCCGACTGCTATAATCACGACTACCTCAGCAGCAGCGGCCTGAAGAACTACACGGGTCGCTGCCCGGAAGTGGAGATGCAGCGCAACGACCAGCTGCGGTGGCTGTGGACCGAGAGCACGGCGCTCTTTCCCTCCGTATACTTGGGCCGCGCGCTGAAGGACCGAACCATCGGCCGGCAGTTCGTCAGGAACCGCGTCAGAGAGGGCATGAGGCTGGCCTCCACCGGCAACGGCACCGCGCGGCCCGTGTTCGTCTACACACGACCCACCTACAACAACGAGCTCACGCTGCTAACCGAG atggaTCTGATCTCCACTATCGGTGAAAGTGTGTCTCTGGGAGCCGCCGGTGTGATCCTGTGGGGCGACGCCTCCTACGCCAGCAGTAGC ACGAGCTGCTCCAACCTGAGTGAGTACCTCCGCACCGGCGCCCTCGGCCGCTACCTGCTCAACGTTTCCTCCGCAGCGGAGCAGTGCAGCGCGCAGCTGTGTGGGTGGCACGGACGCTGCCTGCGCAGGCTCCCCGACACAGACACCTACCTGCACCTGagcactcgcacacacacactggaggtGCAGCAGGGTCGGCTCGCCGTGCGCGGAAGGATGGACCAGGAGGAGCTGGCGAGGCTAAACGAGGActtccagtgtcagtgctacaCCGGCTACACGGGCGCGACATGCTCGCAGAGAGCGTCCGGACACAGAGCAGGGCTCAGCCTGCAGGGGGCGCTGGTGGTACTGCTGACGCTGGCCTTTCTGCAGTGA